A single window of Thermodesulfobacteriota bacterium DNA harbors:
- a CDS encoding carbon storage regulator, translating into MLVISRKKNEAVIIKGQEGDIRILVIEGEKGKVRLGIEAPKGYLILREELLSEIKNSNKLSAITDVQNIKRLLSGKDERDKT; encoded by the coding sequence TTGCTTGTCATATCAAGAAAGAAGAACGAGGCAGTAATAATAAAGGGGCAAGAAGGGGATATACGGATTTTAGTGATAGAGGGGGAGAAGGGAAAAGTAAGGCTTGGAATTGAGGCTCCGAAAGGGTATCTCATTCTGAGGGAGGAGCTTTTGAGTGAGATAAAGAATTCCAACAAGCTTTCTGCGATAACCGATGTACAAAATATAAAGAGATTACTCTCTGGGAAAGATGAACGGGATAAGACTTAA